The region CTGGAGGAGAACTGCTTCGAGCTGGCGGCTTCGGAATCTGTAGAGTTCACATTGGATCTGTATGCGTATGCGGCCGGGTCTGAGCTGGGCATCCATGCTGCACTGGAAGAGATCTATTCCCGCTATCATCAGCCACCAAGATCCGGCAGTGATAGGCGGACCGCTGTAGCCGATCTATCGAAGGCAATCTATCAATATGCGTGGCTGCCTGAGGACCGGAGCTATACAACTTTTGTCTATGAGGATAAGGAGACAGGCGGGTACCGGTACAACAAAATCATCTCCACCAGTTGGACAAACGGACTGACTGTAGCCACTCCTATGCTGATGGCTGCGCTGCGGCTGGGAGATGAGACTATGCGCGGGCAGGCCCTCTCCTGCATTGAGAATATTATCGCGAACTCTCTGAACCCGGCTTCCGGTCTCCCTTACGAGGCCTATCAGGACGGGAAATGGAGCATTCACGGCTGGTGGTTTGACGGGATGCGCACGCCGGGACATTCCGCTTATCTGTGCGGACAGGCCTTATTCTATATTATGAAGGCCTATGAATATGAGAAAAGGCTCAATCATGTCATCCACGAGGACTGGGTGGACTTCGTGCGCAAGATTCTCCCTGTACTGGAGAGAAGCCGGAATTCGGACGGTGAGTATCCTACGATTCTCTCCGAGAGAACCGGTGCCGGGCTTGAATACGATTCCTTCAGCGGGACCTGGATCATGGCTGCAATAGCTTACTATAGCTGGCTAACCGGAAACCGGTCGCATCTGGACAGCCTGAAGCGCAGCGAGCGGCATTATTACGAGACCTATGTAAGACGGCTGGAATGCTATGGTGGGCCGCTTGACACGGATAAAGCGATAGATTCTGAAGGGATTCTGGCGTATATCCGGGCGGTCCGGTATCTGCATGCCCTTACCGGGGATGAGCTGTATCTTGATCATATGAGAGATGCCCTTGCTTACGAATTCACCTTCAAATTCGCCTATAATTCTCCGGTGAAAGTGCCGCCGCTGAGCACGGTGGGCTGGTCCAGCTCCGGGGGGAGCGTGACCTCAGTCGCCAATCCGCATATTCATCCCATGTCGAGCAGCGTGGTCGATGAGCTGTATTATTATGTGAAGCAGCGTGAAGATCCGTATGTGAAGCAGCGGATGCTGGATACCGTGGGCTGGGGCTGTCAGACCTACAACAGATATGACCGGGAGTTCGATCATGGCTTGACGGGCTGGATGTCCGAGCGCTTTTGTCATTCCGAGGGTCTGGTGACCGAGACCTACAGTGACGGCTCACCGGCCAGCACCTGGTTCTGTCTGATGCCCTGGGCCAGCAGCAGTATTATTGAAGGTCTGGTTGGCGATTACTGGGAGGCGGACAGCAAGTAGCGCTATTAATTCTCAATGTTGATATTCTGCCAAAAATATAACCGCCCTGCAGAGGGCGGTTAATTAATTAAGCTGTCGTAAATTTCATACCAGCCGTCTGCACTACATTTCCTTGAATTTCAGTGGAACCATCTTCTACGAATACCGGAATTTCAAGTGCTGATATCAACTTAGTCCAGAACTTAACAGCTTTTACATTCGATTTGAACATCCCCACCTCGTAGCGGCCAGAATACAGTTTGAAGATTTGCATGACAGCATCTTTGGCTATATTCGTGCCTCTGTATTTGGGCAATATAAACAGCTCCTGCACTGAATAGTCCACTCCCTTTGCAACATAAGGAGGGGAGGTAACCAGAATAAACCCAACGATTTTGTCATCAAACTTGATAAAGTAAGGATATAACCGTTCATCCCTATAATACGGCGAGATATCTTCCATTTCGAATGTACCTTCTGCTCCAATATCCTCCTGAGAGTAAGCAGAAAGCTCATAGAGATAATAATTAAATAAGTTTTCAAATTGTTCTTTGTTTGTACCTGTTATTTGTTGAATTGTCGCTTTCATCTTATTAACCCCCATATTTTCTCAGTACCCTAACGATAGAGTATCACACATTACGTCGAACGTAAGGTGAGAAGACAGCTATAATTAACGTTACCTTTTTCAAAAGAATGCCCGGGCACTCAGGACAGCATACTGGCCCGGTATCTGCCCGGGGACATCCCGGCGACCTTGGTGAAGCTGCGGATGAAGTTGGCGTAATCGCTGAAGCCGGACAGCTCGCAGGCGGCTGCGACACTCCTGCCGGAGGTAAG is a window of Paenibacillus sp. FSL H3-0469 DNA encoding:
- a CDS encoding GNAT family N-acetyltransferase, whose translation is MKATIQQITGTNKEQFENLFNYYLYELSAYSQEDIGAEGTFEMEDISPYYRDERLYPYFIKFDDKIVGFILVTSPPYVAKGVDYSVQELFILPKYRGTNIAKDAVMQIFKLYSGRYEVGMFKSNVKAVKFWTKLISALEIPVFVEDGSTEIQGNVVQTAGMKFTTA